The Neobacillus sp. PS3-34 genome has a window encoding:
- a CDS encoding helix-turn-helix transcriptional regulator, with amino-acid sequence MGKNLVGNHIRRLRFDHNEMTQQQLADKVGVTRQTIVALERGNYSPSLELAFRIALAFNLQLDEVFFYGDNTKK; translated from the coding sequence ATGGGAAAAAATCTTGTCGGCAATCATATCAGAAGATTACGATTCGACCATAATGAAATGACCCAGCAGCAACTGGCTGACAAGGTAGGCGTAACAAGACAAACCATCGTGGCTCTCGAAAGGGGAAATTATTCCCCATCCCTAGAACTTGCATTTCGCATTGCTCTCGCCTTTAACTTACAGTTGGATGAGGTATTCTTCTATGGGGACAACACAAAGAAGTAA
- a CDS encoding DUF4386 domain-containing protein has protein sequence MNSNKKAAKIVGALFILAAVTAVIGLNLYNPILKGPDYMIKGSEHANQVITGALMELILVVSAVGTATIMFPFLRKYNETIALLHVCFRFLEAIIITVGVISVLSLLTLSREFAAVGALDVASYQASGILLKAVHDWTFLLGPNFMLGINTMMYSYIFYKSKLVPRFIPILGMTGAALVFMASLLEMFGVIQQVSFWGAMLSLPVAANEMILAVWLIVKGFNESALGSMSTKKMA, from the coding sequence ATGAATTCAAATAAAAAAGCTGCAAAAATTGTGGGGGCACTGTTTATTCTTGCAGCAGTTACGGCGGTAATTGGTCTAAATTTATACAATCCTATCCTAAAGGGTCCTGATTATATGATTAAAGGTTCGGAACACGCCAACCAGGTGATAACTGGAGCGCTTATGGAGTTAATTCTTGTCGTTTCAGCGGTTGGTACTGCAACTATAATGTTTCCGTTTTTAAGAAAGTACAATGAAACGATTGCTCTTTTGCATGTTTGTTTTAGGTTTCTTGAAGCGATTATCATTACAGTTGGTGTAATAAGCGTACTGTCCCTATTAACCTTAAGCCGGGAATTTGCAGCAGTAGGTGCTCTTGATGTCGCCTCTTATCAAGCTTCAGGTATTTTGTTAAAAGCGGTACATGACTGGACATTTTTGCTTGGTCCCAATTTCATGCTGGGCATCAATACGATGATGTATAGTTATATATTTTATAAATCCAAGCTCGTACCAAGATTTATACCCATCTTGGGTATGACAGGGGCAGCTCTTGTTTTTATGGCATCATTGTTAGAAATGTTCGGAGTAATTCAACAAGTTTCGTTTTGGGGTGCTATGTTGTCGCTACCAGTAGCGGCTAATGAAATGATTTTAGCAGTATGGCTCATTGTTAAAGGATTCAATGAATCTGCACTTGGTTCCATGTCTACAAAAAAAATGGCATGA
- a CDS encoding NAD(P)-dependent alcohol dehydrogenase, with product MKAIVYNKYGSPDVLNLKEVDKPFPEDNQVLVKIHASSLNYGNLVLLRGEPFLARFAFGLLKPKYSIPGGDIAGRVEAVGKNVKQFQPGQEVFGDLSTSGWGGFAEYVSVPENALALKPENITFEEAASVPMAAVTALQGLRDKGNIQAGQKVLINGASGGVGTFAVQIAKSFGAEVTGVCSTRNLEILRSMGADHIIDYTKEDFTEKGQKYDLILAVNGHHPITAYKRSLNDNGTFIHVGGSGAQLFQTMTLGSWFSLSGRKKMSSLLQRQNQNDLIYMKELLEAGKVKPVIDRTFKMSEVEEAFKYFEQGHAQGKVIITV from the coding sequence ATGAAAGCCATCGTTTATAACAAATACGGTTCACCCGATGTTCTTAATTTAAAAGAAGTAGATAAACCTTTTCCTGAGGACAATCAAGTACTGGTAAAGATTCATGCATCTTCCCTGAATTATGGTAATCTAGTGCTTCTTAGAGGAGAGCCCTTCTTAGCACGTTTTGCCTTCGGTCTTCTAAAACCAAAATACTCCATACCCGGAGGTGACATTGCAGGTCGGGTCGAAGCAGTAGGTAAAAATGTTAAACAGTTTCAGCCGGGTCAAGAAGTATTTGGTGACCTTTCCACTTCTGGCTGGGGTGGTTTTGCTGAATATGTATCGGTTCCTGAGAATGCATTGGCATTAAAACCAGAAAATATCACATTTGAGGAAGCTGCTTCGGTACCTATGGCGGCAGTTACTGCCTTACAAGGTCTTAGGGATAAAGGCAATATTCAGGCGGGACAGAAGGTATTGATTAATGGTGCGTCTGGTGGTGTGGGGACTTTTGCTGTACAGATTGCCAAATCGTTCGGTGCAGAAGTAACAGGTGTTTGCAGTACGAGAAATTTAGAAATCCTCAGATCCATGGGTGCAGATCATATCATTGATTATACGAAAGAGGATTTTACAGAAAAAGGACAGAAGTATGACTTAATTCTTGCTGTTAACGGGCACCATCCGATTACAGCTTATAAGCGCTCCTTAAACGATAACGGAACTTTCATTCACGTCGGAGGTTCAGGTGCACAACTGTTTCAAACAATGACCTTAGGGTCTTGGTTCTCACTCTCTGGAAGGAAAAAAATGTCTAGTTTATTACAAAGGCAAAACCAAAATGATTTAATTTATATGAAAGAACTACTTGAAGCCGGAAAAGTAAAACCAGTCATTGATAGAACTTTTAAGATGAGTGAAGTTGAAGAAGCTTTCAAGTATTTTGAACAAGGTCACGCTCAAGGAAAAGTTATCATCACTGTATGA
- a CDS encoding MFS transporter, whose product MKQSVDRATNRRITSNIFKGSLGNLIEWYDWYVYSAFAIYFSAEFFPQGNSTIQLLNTAGVFAIGFLMRPIGSVIMGRYADRYRRRAGLTLSVAIMAIGSLVIACTPGYSSIGILSPIILVVARLIQGISLGGEYGTSATYLSEVASTGRRGYYSSFQYVTLVGGQLVALGVQIVLQQILNENEMISWGWRIPFVIGALGALAVLWLRRSMDESEQFEKMNSKNRVNAGTIKALMKYPRAVMTVIGLTLGGTVAFYTYTTYLQKYMINTVGLDKQSVSWINFIALLVFVILQPLAGKLSDRIGRRPLLLGFGIFGTILTVPLFLLMGQTKSPVVAFLFMMLGLVIVTGYTSINAVVKAELFPTEIRALGVGFPYSLTVAVFGGTAEFVALWLKSIGVESLFFYYVSACIAVSLIAYWRMGESSKNSQIEAEHNAANASSTPGKKAL is encoded by the coding sequence TTGAAACAATCTGTAGATCGCGCTACGAACCGGCGCATTACGAGTAACATATTCAAGGGATCACTTGGTAATCTGATTGAATGGTATGACTGGTATGTTTATTCTGCTTTTGCGATTTATTTTTCAGCAGAATTTTTCCCACAGGGAAATTCGACGATCCAATTGCTAAACACAGCGGGGGTTTTCGCGATTGGGTTTTTAATGCGGCCAATTGGAAGCGTAATCATGGGCCGTTACGCAGATCGATATCGCCGGCGTGCGGGACTCACACTTTCAGTCGCGATCATGGCGATCGGTTCACTTGTCATTGCCTGTACACCAGGTTATAGCAGTATTGGTATACTTTCGCCTATCATTCTCGTAGTTGCCCGGCTAATCCAGGGAATATCGCTCGGTGGAGAGTACGGAACGTCGGCAACCTATTTATCAGAGGTGGCCAGCACCGGACGACGCGGCTACTACTCCAGCTTCCAGTATGTAACACTAGTCGGAGGCCAATTGGTAGCGCTTGGGGTGCAAATTGTACTACAGCAAATTCTCAATGAAAACGAAATGATTTCATGGGGCTGGAGGATTCCATTTGTGATCGGGGCTCTTGGAGCATTAGCCGTATTATGGCTTCGCCGTTCAATGGATGAATCAGAGCAATTTGAAAAAATGAATTCCAAAAACCGTGTCAATGCCGGTACCATTAAGGCTTTAATGAAATATCCAAGAGCTGTCATGACGGTTATTGGTCTTACGCTCGGCGGAACAGTTGCCTTCTATACGTATACAACCTATTTGCAGAAATACATGATCAATACGGTTGGACTTGATAAACAATCCGTAAGCTGGATCAATTTTATTGCATTATTGGTATTTGTTATTCTTCAGCCACTTGCAGGCAAGCTGTCTGACCGGATTGGCCGTCGTCCTCTATTGTTGGGCTTTGGTATATTTGGAACTATACTGACCGTTCCTCTTTTCTTATTAATGGGGCAGACAAAAAGCCCCGTTGTCGCCTTTTTGTTCATGATGTTAGGCCTTGTCATTGTAACTGGTTACACCTCCATCAATGCGGTTGTAAAGGCTGAGTTATTTCCTACTGAAATACGGGCACTTGGAGTGGGCTTCCCTTATTCCCTGACCGTTGCCGTATTTGGCGGAACTGCGGAGTTTGTAGCACTTTGGCTAAAAAGCATAGGTGTCGAGTCACTTTTCTTCTATTATGTATCTGCATGTATCGCAGTGAGTCTTATAGCCTATTGGCGAATGGGTGAATCTTCGAAAAACTCTCAAATTGAAGCTGAACACAACGCTGCCAATGCTTCAAGCACACCTGGAAAAAAAGCATTATAA
- a CDS encoding HAMP domain-containing sensor histidine kinase: MKEFYSNINLKLYYSLILMGIIIMTTGLFIGNPRMEEHDTGYILHIVLVVFLSVCLIRYPKYETQVSRIIIILVASAYFYLIFFLYPDTWSTFVFLCFIPAISILFFDPKLFYFSLILNGLSITATFSYIIFIDQGKIYPHITRDLVGNIANFAGSQVILYLIFYLSSARINKLKSYYEQIQHQERLKTTGQLAAAVAHEIRNPLTVVQGFLQLYREEISFSPDVKRNFSLMIDELKTAEHVISHFLTFAKPNKEKKLDTIDLKYALQSVTDLLYSYGLLNDNKINLNVQEDCFVVANTIEFKQLITNLVKNAIEASKIGDAVTVIAKKMRDYVEIKIIDYGSGMSEAEVKSLGTPFYSLKSKGTGLGLMICYQIVEKYNGTIQFQSIKDEGTTVTLKFPIH, translated from the coding sequence ATGAAGGAATTTTATTCAAATATCAATCTGAAATTATATTATAGTTTAATTCTAATGGGCATCATCATTATGACAACAGGTTTATTTATCGGCAATCCACGTATGGAGGAACATGATACAGGATACATTTTGCATATTGTCCTTGTCGTCTTTCTTTCTGTTTGTTTAATACGCTATCCAAAGTATGAAACACAGGTTTCTAGAATCATCATTATTCTAGTAGCGTCTGCTTATTTCTATTTGATTTTCTTTTTATACCCAGACACATGGTCAACCTTTGTATTTCTATGCTTTATTCCTGCCATTTCGATTTTGTTTTTTGATCCAAAGCTTTTTTATTTTTCATTAATCCTCAATGGTCTATCGATAACGGCTACCTTTAGTTATATTATTTTTATTGACCAAGGAAAAATTTATCCTCATATCACCAGGGATTTGGTAGGGAATATTGCTAATTTTGCAGGCAGCCAAGTGATTTTATATCTAATCTTTTATTTATCCTCTGCCAGGATAAACAAACTGAAATCCTATTACGAACAAATACAGCATCAGGAACGGTTGAAAACAACGGGGCAATTGGCAGCTGCTGTTGCTCACGAAATTAGAAATCCACTCACGGTTGTTCAAGGCTTTTTGCAGCTGTACAGGGAAGAGATTTCCTTTAGTCCCGATGTAAAAAGAAATTTTTCCTTGATGATCGACGAGTTAAAAACGGCAGAACATGTAATTTCACATTTTTTAACATTCGCAAAACCAAATAAGGAAAAGAAGCTGGATACGATCGATTTAAAGTATGCACTTCAAAGTGTGACAGATTTACTCTATTCTTACGGGCTTTTAAATGATAATAAAATTAATCTGAATGTCCAGGAAGATTGCTTTGTGGTGGCTAATACTATCGAGTTTAAACAGTTAATCACCAATCTTGTGAAGAACGCGATTGAGGCTTCTAAAATTGGTGACGCGGTCACTGTAATTGCTAAAAAGATGAGGGATTATGTCGAGATCAAAATCATCGATTACGGAAGTGGAATGTCAGAGGCAGAAGTGAAGTCTCTTGGTACACCATTTTACTCATTAAAAAGTAAAGGGACAGGATTAGGTTTGATGATTTGCTATCAAATTGTTGAAAAGTACAACGGCACCATTCAATTTCAAAGTATAAAGGATGAAGGGACTACCGTTACTCTGAAGTTTCCCATTCATTAA
- a CDS encoding DMT family transporter: protein MNQLERPKSIGLPLTLSIIAISFSAIFVKWSDAPASILSMYRMCFASILMIPIVWRKREEFKKIAKKDWFFLFFSGLFLALHFVLWFGSLKLTTVASSTIILALQPIVSLVGGFFLFKERTTGSALLTMGIAIMGAIMIGWGDFGLSQESILGDILSFLSVIAVVGYLLIGQSIVKKVSHWIYSFCVFFFASFVLAIYNVGTEVAFSGYPAREWGIFLLLATVPTISHVINNWLLNYVNATTISMSILGEPVGATTLAFFLLSERLVSGQIVGGLLVLLGVFFFLIQQKKTNALKKVSIQ from the coding sequence ATGAATCAGCTAGAACGTCCAAAATCCATCGGTTTGCCGCTTACACTTTCGATTATTGCCATTTCGTTTTCTGCAATTTTCGTGAAATGGTCAGATGCACCAGCTTCGATTTTAAGTATGTATCGAATGTGTTTTGCAAGTATTCTCATGATACCAATTGTTTGGAGAAAACGTGAAGAATTTAAAAAAATAGCTAAAAAGGATTGGTTCTTTTTGTTTTTCTCCGGTCTCTTTTTAGCCTTGCATTTTGTTCTTTGGTTTGGATCTTTGAAGTTAACGACGGTAGCAAGTTCGACCATCATTCTTGCACTCCAACCGATTGTCTCTTTGGTTGGTGGATTTTTTCTTTTTAAAGAACGAACAACAGGTTCGGCGTTGCTGACGATGGGAATTGCGATAATGGGTGCGATCATGATTGGCTGGGGAGATTTTGGGTTAAGTCAAGAGTCCATTCTTGGCGATATTCTTTCATTTTTAAGTGTCATTGCTGTTGTGGGGTACTTATTAATTGGACAAAGCATTGTTAAAAAAGTATCGCATTGGATTTATAGCTTTTGTGTCTTTTTCTTTGCTTCGTTTGTTTTGGCTATTTATAACGTAGGTACAGAAGTTGCTTTTAGTGGATATCCAGCTCGGGAATGGGGCATTTTCCTTTTATTAGCTACCGTACCGACCATTAGTCATGTGATTAATAATTGGCTCTTAAACTATGTTAATGCCACCACGATTTCTATGAGTATTTTAGGAGAACCTGTCGGAGCAACTACATTGGCATTCTTTTTACTAAGTGAGCGTCTTGTCAGTGGGCAAATAGTTGGGGGCTTGCTTGTGCTGCTTGGTGTCTTTTTCTTTTTGATACAGCAGAAAAAAACAAATGCTCTTAAGAAAGTGTCTATACAATAG
- a CDS encoding GNAT family protein — protein sequence MEKDFPMINTKRLILREVTTKDANDMFNYLSDKDVVKHMGIAPFQTINDVWDEIGWYNSIYEKGTGIRWGITLKESGKVIGSCGFLNMLPKHFRAEVGFELSKDFWGNGIASEALEAVVRYGYHHFQLERIEALIEPANVASQILVEKQGFIREGLLRHYEFTCGKFDDLYMYSILKEDINLI from the coding sequence ATGGAAAAAGACTTTCCTATGATTAATACAAAAAGATTAATCTTACGAGAAGTAACAACGAAGGATGCGAATGATATGTTTAACTATCTATCTGATAAAGATGTTGTTAAACATATGGGAATAGCACCTTTCCAGACAATAAATGACGTCTGGGATGAAATTGGGTGGTATAACTCTATTTATGAAAAAGGAACAGGAATTAGATGGGGTATTACACTAAAAGAGTCTGGAAAGGTTATAGGAAGTTGTGGTTTTCTCAATATGCTTCCCAAACATTTCCGAGCAGAGGTTGGATTTGAATTAAGCAAAGATTTCTGGGGAAATGGGATTGCTAGTGAAGCTTTGGAAGCTGTTGTTAGATATGGATATCACCATTTTCAATTAGAAAGAATTGAGGCATTAATCGAACCTGCTAATGTCGCATCACAAATACTTGTAGAAAAACAAGGCTTCATAAGAGAAGGGTTACTGAGACATTATGAATTTACTTGTGGTAAATTCGATGATTTATATATGTACTCAATCTTAAAAGAAGATATTAATCTTATTTAA
- a CDS encoding TldD/PmbA family protein, whose protein sequence is MLSQTVIEDVLTAALSTGGDFSEIFVEDRFTNNITLQSGKIDTCLSGRDFGIGIRVFKGFQSVYAYTTDFSKEGLIKAAKNAAQAIKGNTVIQLAPFVQQSFDTLHPVQLMPQEVDKSRKAAVMKNAFDKAKNYHSSITQVTVRYMDEEQNVLIANSEGKFIEDKRIRSRLAIQSVAVRDNQMETGFYGPGAHQGFEFFENLNMDHYAKESSRIAVTMLDASPCPSGKFPVIIDNEFGGVIFHEACGHGLEATCVAKDNSVFANRLGEQVAPEIVSYIDDGTLQNEWGSINIDDEGEKARKNVLIENGILKGYLIDKFNSRRMGMESTGSGRRQSFRFAPTSRMTNTYIAPGKSTPEEIIANTEHGIYAKYMGGGQVNPATGDYNFAIMEAYEVKNGKLGKPLKGATLIGNGPKTLQLVDMVGNNLGHGAGMCGSQSGSIPVNVGQPMIRVSEITVGGTKGE, encoded by the coding sequence ATGCTAAGTCAAACTGTAATTGAAGATGTACTGACAGCGGCTCTATCAACAGGTGGGGATTTTTCGGAGATTTTCGTGGAAGATCGTTTTACGAATAACATCACCCTGCAAAGCGGGAAAATTGATACATGTCTTTCAGGACGTGATTTTGGAATCGGGATTCGTGTGTTTAAAGGATTTCAAAGCGTGTATGCGTATACAACAGATTTTAGTAAGGAGGGACTTATTAAAGCAGCTAAAAATGCAGCACAAGCCATTAAGGGAAATACGGTTATTCAACTAGCTCCATTTGTCCAACAGTCCTTTGATACCCTTCATCCTGTACAATTAATGCCGCAAGAAGTTGATAAGTCTCGGAAAGCAGCCGTCATGAAAAATGCCTTTGATAAAGCAAAAAACTATCACTCTAGTATTACGCAGGTAACCGTCCGTTATATGGATGAGGAACAAAATGTACTGATTGCCAATTCAGAAGGAAAATTTATTGAAGACAAACGAATTCGTTCAAGGCTGGCGATACAATCTGTAGCAGTCAGGGACAACCAGATGGAAACCGGCTTCTACGGACCTGGTGCACATCAGGGCTTTGAGTTCTTCGAAAACCTAAATATGGACCATTATGCAAAAGAATCCTCCCGTATTGCGGTAACAATGTTAGATGCGAGTCCATGTCCAAGCGGGAAATTTCCTGTCATTATTGATAATGAATTTGGCGGCGTTATTTTTCATGAAGCATGCGGGCATGGATTAGAAGCAACCTGCGTTGCCAAAGATAATTCCGTTTTTGCGAATCGCCTTGGAGAACAAGTTGCCCCGGAAATCGTTTCATATATCGATGACGGCACACTGCAAAATGAATGGGGCTCCATTAATATCGACGATGAAGGCGAAAAGGCAAGGAAAAATGTTCTCATCGAAAATGGTATTCTTAAAGGCTATTTAATAGATAAATTTAATTCACGAAGAATGGGCATGGAATCGACCGGTTCAGGCAGAAGACAATCCTTCCGTTTCGCGCCAACCTCAAGGATGACCAATACCTATATTGCTCCAGGAAAATCAACGCCTGAAGAGATCATTGCCAATACTGAACATGGTATTTATGCAAAATATATGGGCGGTGGCCAAGTCAATCCTGCTACAGGCGATTATAACTTTGCCATCATGGAAGCGTATGAAGTGAAAAATGGTAAGCTCGGTAAACCATTAAAAGGCGCGACTTTAATCGGAAATGGTCCAAAAACCTTACAGCTGGTCGATATGGTTGGAAATAATTTAGGCCATGGTGCAGGGATGTGTGGTTCCCAAAGTGGAAGCATTCCGGTGAACGTGGGTCAGCCAATGATTCGTGTCAGCGAAATAACTGTCGGTGGGACTAAGGGGGAATAA
- a CDS encoding TldD/PmbA family protein: protein MMVQEFQTKLFNAAQNSGYTDVEIYFEKKEVFGCQVYKGEIDQYEIAEDGGVSFRGIINGKMGYAYSEKIDDASIPFLLESAKENTQIMNDDEVEEIFSGSSHYEQTNFFSTALNEVTIPEKIQFIKDVERELLAYDPRIAATDYCFIRSESLSRSLANNKGLSLTDQNNYLYVIVEAIVKDGEETKTSFEFIVTKDFHRLNAKEIAKKAAEEALSQLGSRNIESKDYPVLLRNDAAANLFATFSPNFSAENTQAGISSLMDKLGKQIASQKITIVDDPFLEDGLASRTFDSEGVASSKLTLVESGVLQSLLYNQKTAKKDQTETTGHAHKDSYKSAIKVGPSNLYIQPSPTLFEDLLASMGEGILITHLSGLHSGANKVSGDFSVAANGYFVKDGKVQFPVNLMTIAGNFYQLLQNVEEIGSDLTFPLSPIGSPSVLVKSLSVTVE from the coding sequence ATGATGGTACAAGAATTTCAAACGAAGCTATTTAATGCTGCTCAAAATAGTGGATATACCGATGTAGAAATTTATTTTGAAAAGAAAGAAGTTTTTGGCTGCCAGGTGTACAAAGGGGAAATTGATCAATATGAAATAGCCGAAGATGGCGGTGTATCCTTCCGGGGTATCATCAATGGTAAAATGGGCTACGCTTATTCTGAAAAAATAGATGATGCCTCCATCCCCTTCTTGTTAGAAAGTGCAAAAGAAAATACACAGATTATGAATGATGACGAGGTTGAGGAAATTTTTTCTGGAAGCAGTCATTATGAACAAACGAACTTTTTCTCCACAGCGTTAAATGAGGTAACCATTCCTGAAAAAATACAATTCATTAAGGACGTTGAACGCGAATTACTGGCCTATGATCCAAGAATTGCTGCAACGGATTATTGTTTCATTCGCTCCGAGTCGCTCTCAAGAAGCCTTGCAAATAATAAAGGCTTGTCTCTAACGGATCAAAATAATTATTTGTATGTGATTGTGGAAGCTATCGTGAAGGACGGAGAAGAAACCAAAACATCCTTTGAATTTATAGTGACAAAAGACTTCCATCGTTTAAATGCAAAGGAAATCGCCAAAAAGGCCGCAGAAGAGGCACTCTCCCAACTAGGATCGAGGAATATCGAGAGCAAGGACTACCCTGTTCTGTTAAGAAATGATGCAGCAGCTAACCTTTTTGCCACTTTTTCGCCTAATTTTTCAGCAGAAAACACGCAAGCGGGTATTTCATCATTAATGGATAAGCTTGGAAAGCAGATTGCAAGTCAAAAGATTACAATCGTTGATGATCCATTCCTGGAGGATGGTCTTGCGAGCAGGACTTTTGATAGTGAAGGTGTTGCATCCAGCAAGCTTACATTAGTTGAATCCGGTGTTTTACAATCCTTGCTTTATAATCAAAAGACCGCAAAAAAAGATCAAACGGAAACCACAGGACATGCACATAAGGATTCCTATAAAAGTGCGATCAAGGTCGGACCATCCAATCTTTATATCCAGCCCTCCCCTACTCTATTTGAGGATTTACTCGCATCCATGGGAGAAGGCATATTGATTACCCATCTATCTGGCTTGCATTCAGGAGCAAACAAAGTTTCAGGTGATTTCTCAGTTGCCGCCAATGGTTACTTTGTGAAAGACGGTAAGGTTCAATTTCCTGTAAACTTAATGACCATTGCGGGTAATTTTTATCAATTACTACAAAATGTCGAGGAAATAGGTTCTGACCTAACTTTCCCACTTTCACCAATTGGGTCCCCATCGGTTTTAGTTAAATCATTGTCGGTTACTGTGGAGTAA
- a CDS encoding GNAT family N-acetyltransferase codes for MMIMEKPFYIDIPTKLTPEEQKMMMELEVDAFPGTGAVDEQTLVPIARFGKLILYRHQDENRPVAVCECIRDYHNPDKAYIFGYYVRSDYKGKGIGKQFLQEVCSILKNDGLSIVCLTVSVKNLPAVNLYEREGFEVKETRYSEFGVGEDRYYMEKLL; via the coding sequence ATGATGATCATGGAAAAACCTTTTTACATCGATATTCCAACTAAATTAACACCCGAAGAACAAAAAATGATGATGGAGCTCGAAGTTGATGCATTTCCTGGGACAGGTGCCGTTGATGAACAAACACTTGTTCCAATCGCCCGTTTTGGAAAGCTAATTTTATATAGACACCAAGATGAGAATCGACCCGTGGCAGTTTGTGAATGCATAAGAGATTATCATAACCCGGATAAAGCTTATATTTTTGGCTATTACGTTAGATCCGACTATAAAGGTAAGGGAATCGGAAAACAGTTCTTACAAGAGGTATGTTCCATTCTTAAAAATGACGGGTTATCGATCGTTTGCTTAACGGTTAGCGTAAAGAACCTGCCAGCCGTAAACCTATATGAAAGAGAAGGATTTGAAGTAAAAGAAACAAGATACTCCGAATTCGGTGTTGGGGAAGATCGATATTATATGGAGAAATTGCTTTAG
- a CDS encoding M81 family metallopeptidase produces MKKLRIGIAFFYHESHSFAPIKTDIQAFYNEGYFKGAEIFSAYTATKTEVGGFLDVLSKVEQIEIVPLLCAAATPSGPVTDEAYQQIEGEMLTEIEKAGKLDGLLLALHGAMVVEGIFDPEEKLLKEIRNLIGHDIPIATTLDMHANLSATMLNHTPYHFGFKTYPHVDMYDQGVNAATLLLEHLLEKKRYAASFIKLPMMPPSINMRTEEGPMHELMVLASKLESYDFIKNASVFGGFPYSDIPIVGASVLVIANDQNNADHAARELANKFWEIRDDFIMELPTVKEGMKIALSMEVVKPIVLADISDNPLSCGSGDTTLLLEEFIYENNPKTLFGGLTDPESIERCRNAGVGSTVMLELGGKTSPEFGGSVKVKAEVMALSDGVFYNSGPFNQHLRVDVKGAAYIRAGNVDILLIGRPMSANDPEMFRHIGIEPTSYTILGLKVKNHFRAAFDPIISKVIYVDAPGVASNGLSHFPYKNIPEDIWPLKDIEFTEVEEV; encoded by the coding sequence ATGAAAAAGCTTCGAATCGGGATTGCTTTTTTCTATCATGAATCCCATAGTTTCGCTCCTATAAAAACGGATATTCAAGCTTTTTATAATGAAGGATATTTTAAAGGAGCCGAAATTTTTTCTGCCTATACTGCGACCAAAACAGAAGTAGGCGGCTTTTTGGATGTTTTGTCAAAGGTAGAACAAATTGAAATCGTTCCATTATTGTGTGCAGCTGCGACTCCTTCAGGGCCGGTAACGGACGAAGCCTATCAGCAAATTGAAGGAGAAATGCTGACCGAAATCGAGAAGGCAGGGAAGCTGGATGGTTTGCTTCTAGCTTTACATGGTGCAATGGTAGTGGAAGGTATTTTTGACCCTGAAGAGAAACTGTTAAAGGAAATCAGAAATTTGATCGGGCATGATATTCCCATCGCAACCACTCTAGATATGCACGCAAATTTAAGTGCAACGATGTTAAACCATACACCTTATCATTTTGGGTTTAAAACGTATCCTCATGTTGACATGTATGATCAAGGGGTGAATGCAGCTACATTACTTCTGGAGCATTTACTGGAGAAAAAGCGCTATGCGGCTTCTTTCATCAAGCTTCCGATGATGCCTCCTTCTATTAACATGCGGACTGAGGAAGGACCCATGCATGAATTGATGGTGCTTGCTTCTAAACTTGAAAGTTATGATTTTATTAAAAATGCTTCTGTTTTTGGCGGCTTTCCTTATTCCGACATTCCGATAGTAGGGGCAAGCGTCCTTGTCATTGCCAACGATCAAAATAATGCAGATCATGCAGCAAGAGAATTAGCCAACAAATTCTGGGAGATTCGTGACGATTTTATTATGGAGCTCCCAACAGTTAAAGAGGGCATGAAGATTGCTTTGTCCATGGAAGTAGTAAAACCAATTGTATTGGCAGATATCTCGGATAATCCTTTAAGCTGTGGGAGTGGGGACACGACTCTTTTATTAGAAGAATTTATTTACGAAAACAATCCGAAAACATTATTTGGTGGATTGACTGACCCAGAATCGATTGAAAGATGCAGAAACGCTGGAGTTGGCAGTACTGTTATGCTTGAGCTTGGCGGAAAAACTTCTCCTGAATTTGGAGGGTCAGTTAAAGTCAAAGCAGAGGTGATGGCCCTGTCAGATGGCGTTTTTTACAATAGTGGCCCATTTAATCAACACTTACGAGTGGATGTTAAAGGAGCAGCCTACATTCGAGCAGGAAATGTGGACATTCTTTTGATAGGCCGTCCTATGTCAGCTAATGACCCTGAGATGTTCCGACATATAGGTATTGAGCCGACTTCCTATACCATTTTAGGATTAAAAGTGAAAAATCATTTCCGGGCAGCCTTTGATCCCATAATTAGTAAGGTAATATATGTCGATGCTCCAGGAGTGGCATCCAATGGTTTAAGTCATTTTCCGTATAAAAATATCCCAGAGGACATCTGGCCGCTTAAAGATATAGAGTTTACTGAAGTCGAGGAGGTATAA